The Pseudomonas entomophila genome segment TGTGTTTCTGTTGATCCTCTTTGCTGGCCTTGGCGTTGAAGCTGATGACGGGCAGCAGATCCTCGGTGTTGGAGAACATTTTTTTCTCGATCACCACCCGCAGCTTCTCGTAGCTCAGCCAGCTGGGGTTCTTGCCATTGTTGTTGGCCCGGGCGCGCAACACGAAGTTGACGATCTCGTTGCGGAAGTCCTTTGGATTGCTGATGCCTGCCGGCTTCTCGATCTTCTCCAGTTCTTCGTTGAGGGCGATGCGGTTGAGGATTTCGCCGGTTTCCGGGTCGCGGTACTCCTGGTCCTGGATCCAGAAGTCGGCGTACAGCACATAACGGTCGAAGATGTTTTGGCCGTATTCGCTGTAGGACTCGAGGTAGGCGGTCTGGATTTCCTTGCCGATGAACTCGATGTAGCGCGGTGCCAGGTACTCCTTCAGGTAGCGCAAGTAACGCTCGCGCACCTCGGCGGGGAACTGCTCCTGCTCGATCTGCTGTTCCAGCACATAAAGCAGGTGCACCGGGTTGGCCGCGATTTCGTGCGGATCGAAGTTGAACACCTTGGACAGGATCTTGAACGCAAAACGCGTCGACAGGCCATTCATGCCCTCGTCGACACCGGCTGAGTCGCGGTACTCCTGGATCGACTTGGCCTTCGGGTCGGTGTCTTTCAGGTTCTCGCCATCGTAGACGCGCATTTTCGAGTAGATGTTGGAGTTTTCCGGCTCCTTCAGGCGCGATAGCACGGTGAACTGGGCGAGCATCTTGAGGGTGTCGGGCGCGCAGTGGGCTTTGGCCAGCGAGCTGTTGACCAGCAGCTTGTCGTAGATCTTGATCTCGTCGCTGACCCGCAGGCAGTACGGGACCTTGACGATGTAGATCCGGTCGATGAACGCTTCGTTGTTCTTGTTGTTGCGGAACGTGTGCCATTCCGACTCGTTGGAGTGGGCCAGCAGGATACCGGTGTAGGGGATGGCCCCCAGGCCTTCGGTACTGTTGTAGTTGCCCTCCTGCGTGGCGGTGAGCAGCGGGTGCAGGACCTTGATCGGTGCCTTGAACATCTCGACGAATTCCATCAAGCCCTGGTTGGCCCGGCACAGAGCGCCCGAGTAGCTGTAGGCGTCGGCATCGTTCTGTGGAAATTCTTCGAGCTTGCGGATGTCCACCTTGCCCACCAGGGCCGAGATATCCTGGTTGTTCTCGTCGCCTGGTTCAGTCTTGGCGATAGCGATCTGGTTGAGTATCGAAGGGTAGAGCTTGACCACCTTGAACTGGCTGATATCACCGCCGAACTCCGCCAGGCGTTTGGTGGCCCAGGGCGACATGATGGTGTTCAGATAGCGTCGTGGTATTCCGAAGTCCTCTTCGAGAATAGCGCCGTCCTCGGTAGCGTTGAACAGCCCCAAGGGCGATTCGAACACCGGCGAGCCCTTGATGGCATAGAACGGTACTCTCTCCATCAACTGCTTGAGTTTTTCGGCCAGCGACGATTTGCCGCCGCCTACCGGGCCCAGCAGGTAGAGGATCTGTTTCTTCTCTTCCAGGCCCTGAGCGGCATGACGGAAGTAGGAGACGATCTGGTCGATGCATTCTTCCATCCCGTGGAAGTCGGCAAAGGTTGGATATCGACGGATTACCTTGTTGGAGAATATCCGCGACAGCCTGGAGTTGCTGGAGGTGTCGATCAGCTCGGGTTCACCGATAGCCATCAACAGCCGCTCGGCCGCCGAGGCATAGGCACTGCGATCTTTCTTGCACAGTTCGAGGTACTCCTGCAGGGTAAGTTCTTCCTGCCGGGTGGACTCGAAACGTTGTTGGAAGTGGCTAAAAATGCTCATGACGTCACCTCGCTCGATACGTGGAGACGACGCCGGATCAGTCAGCTGATGCTGGCATGCAACCGGGCTTGCCGATTGCTGTAAACCCCCCAGAACACCCTGTAACGCTACCGATGACCCGCACGCCGGTGTACCGGCTCTCCCCTTTTTTTGGATGGCCTGCGCTTAAGGATAGTTGGTTATACGCAAGGTCAAGGACGGGGAGCCAAGAAGACGCCTACGACCGTTCGTCAGGTCTGGCGCGAGCCCGCACGGAGCGCGGGCTGCAGGAAAAATGAAAAAATTATTCGGAGCTGCCCTGAGCGGTCTCGCCCGGGTAGGTGTTGCGCCACAGCTCGAAGCCACCATCGATGCTGTAGACGTTGGAGAAGCCCTGGCCGACGAGATAGGCGGCGGCACTCTGGCTGGAATTGCCGTGGTAGCAGACAACCAGTGTAGGCGCATCGAGGTCGGCACTGCGGATGAAATC includes the following:
- a CDS encoding PrkA family serine protein kinase encodes the protein MSIFSHFQQRFESTRQEELTLQEYLELCKKDRSAYASAAERLLMAIGEPELIDTSSNSRLSRIFSNKVIRRYPTFADFHGMEECIDQIVSYFRHAAQGLEEKKQILYLLGPVGGGKSSLAEKLKQLMERVPFYAIKGSPVFESPLGLFNATEDGAILEEDFGIPRRYLNTIMSPWATKRLAEFGGDISQFKVVKLYPSILNQIAIAKTEPGDENNQDISALVGKVDIRKLEEFPQNDADAYSYSGALCRANQGLMEFVEMFKAPIKVLHPLLTATQEGNYNSTEGLGAIPYTGILLAHSNESEWHTFRNNKNNEAFIDRIYIVKVPYCLRVSDEIKIYDKLLVNSSLAKAHCAPDTLKMLAQFTVLSRLKEPENSNIYSKMRVYDGENLKDTDPKAKSIQEYRDSAGVDEGMNGLSTRFAFKILSKVFNFDPHEIAANPVHLLYVLEQQIEQEQFPAEVRERYLRYLKEYLAPRYIEFIGKEIQTAYLESYSEYGQNIFDRYVLYADFWIQDQEYRDPETGEILNRIALNEELEKIEKPAGISNPKDFRNEIVNFVLRARANNNGKNPSWLSYEKLRVVIEKKMFSNTEDLLPVISFNAKASKEDQQKHNDFVTRMVERGYTDKQVRLLSEWYLRVRKSQ
- the glpE gene encoding thiosulfate sulfurtransferase GlpE, giving the protein MSEFKRITPEQALALRAEGAVVVDIRDPQAYAAGHITGATHLDNHSVADFIRSADLDAPTLVVCYHGNSSQSAAAYLVGQGFSNVYSIDGGFELWRNTYPGETAQGSSE